The proteins below are encoded in one region of Synchiropus splendidus isolate RoL2022-P1 chromosome 13, RoL_Sspl_1.0, whole genome shotgun sequence:
- the LOC128769247 gene encoding chloride channel protein 2-like isoform X2 has translation MVKDKGENPTLQYQQTLMYGRYTQELGVYAKEEAARLREGGARDGGGLRRNTSVRSRAADLLEYEKDPCAKCQSCASRCQKFLISRVGEDWIFLILLGLLMALVSWVMDYAIAYCQEAQKWMYGGLDSNMLLQYLAWVTYPVVLITFSAGFTQILAPQAVGSGIPEMKTILRGVVLKEYLTFKTFVAKVIGLTCALGSGMPLGKEGPFVHVASLCAALLSKFMAAVFGGIYMEEPFEGSKNEMRNTEMLSAACAVGVGCCFAAPIGGVLFSIEVTSTFFAVRNYWRGFFAATFSAFIFRVLAVWNQEEETITALFKTRFRLDFPFDLQELPAFAILGIACGFGGALFVYLNRLIVQCMRKQKTINKFLLRNPSLPVRRLMYPALVTLLVSTLTFPPGLGQFMAGQLTQHESLVALFDNRTWCRQGVAEEFDYISHHHAWKHPQVNVFITLILFIIMKFWMSAVATTMPVPCGAFMPVFLIGAGFGRLVGEVMASMFPDGIHADGTVYPIVPGGYAVVGAAALSGAVTHTVSTAVIVFELTGQISHILPVMIAVILANAVAQALQPSLYDSIIRIKKLPYLPELGMGHHEKYNIRVEDIMVRDVRYITLSSTYRDLQEMMKTGHLKTLALVECRDTMILLGSIERLQLQSLLSLQLSHQRRLDHLRQLVLDNGTAEPLPSLTDSTPSSPCTHINAAVNTSAHHGVRFLISTEESTSFSPMVSNTQLPLKSALKTVSAIRNTETTANSSQTLSCADQDKELLESPAGPAPPEKRNAKTKRVRISMAESPEVDDCMTPSEIAEWEEQQLDQSVDFKNCKIDPAPFQLVEQTSLHKTHTIFSLLGLDHAYVTSMGRLVGVVSLKELRKAIEGSVTVTGVKVRPPLASFRDSGNSTNVSEVTELHKLCIRHRGLSLPREPTRPVVKDKSSLAYKEVPVNFIEQSSSHLEPSDTSNPLSELVLQESPSFTEDQSEFTFDCSPAHTEESELACDYDPGNQTPELEETEPDAAGAHLDQDPSEPEGAGSPVEDPPQ, from the exons ATGGTGAAGGACAAGGGTGAGAATCCGACGCTTCAATACCAGCAAACTTTG ATGTATGGGCGCTACACCCAGGAGCTGGGTGTCTATGCCAAGGAGGAAGCGGCCCGCCTTCGGGAGGGAGGCGCACGTGACGGCGGGGGACTGCGGCGAAACACGAGCGTCCGAAGCCGAGCTGCGGATCTGCTggagtacgagaaagacccttgtGCTAAGTGCCAAT CATGTGCGTCCAGATGCCAGAAGTTCTTGATCTCACGCGTGGGAGAGGACTGGATCTTCCTCATTCTTCTGGGGCTGCTGATGGCCCTGGTGAGCTGGGTCATGGACTACGCCATCGCCTACTGCCAGGAAG caCAGAAGTGGATGTACGGAGGACTGGACAGTAACATGCTCCTGCAGTACCTGGCCTGGGTCACATACCCTGTGGTGCTCATCACATTCTCAGCTGGATTCACACAGATCCTGGCGCCGCAGGCAGtcg GTTCAGGTATTCCGGAGATGAAGACCATTCTTCGGGGAGTCGTCTTGAAGGAGTACCTGACTTTTAAGACGTTTGTGGCCAAAGTCATCGGTCTGACTTGCGCCCTGGGCAGTGGGATGCCGCTCGGAAAGGAG GGACCCTTTGTTCATGTCGCAAGCCTCTGCGCCGCCCTTCTCAGTAAATTCATGGCTGCTGTTTTTGGAGGAATTTACATG GAAGAGCCCTTTGAGGGGAGCAAG AACGAGATGAGGAACACAGAGATGCTTTCTGCGGCGTGTGCAGTGGGTGTGGGCTGCTGCTTTGCTGCGCCGATTGGAG GGGTGCTGTTCAGCATAGAAGTCACCTCCACATTTTTTGCGGTGAGGAACTACTGGAGAGGATTTTTCGCTGCTACCTTCAGCGCCTTTATCTTCAGAGTGCTGGCCGTTTGGAACCAGGAGGAAG AAACCATCACAGCACTTTTCAAGACACGTTTCCGCCTGGATTTTCCGTTTGATCTCCAGGAGCTCCCGGCATTCGCCATCCTCGG GATCGCTTGTGGGTTCGGGGGTGCTCTGTTTGTCTACCTGAACCGACTGATTGTCCAGTGCATGAGGAAGCAGAAAACCATCAACAAGTTCTTGCTGAGGAA TCCGTCTCTGCCTGTCAGACGTCTGATGTACCCGGCGCTCGTCACTCTGCTGGTCTCAACCCTCACCTTCCCTCCGGGTTTAGGACAGTTCATGGCTGGACAG ctcacgCAGCACGAGTCTCTGGTGGCTCTGTTCGACAACCGCACGTGGTGTCGTCAGGGTGTCGCGGAAGAGTTTGACTACATCAGCCACCACCACGCCTGGAAGCATCCTCAGGTCAACGTCTTCATCACTctgatcctcttcatcatcatgaag TTCTGGATGTCAGCCGTGGCCACCACCATGCCTGTCCCGTGCGGGGCCTTCATGCCTGTCTTCCTGATAG GTGCTGGATTTGGCAGACTGGTCGGTGAGGTCATGGCCTCCATGTTTCCTGATGGTATCCATGCAGATGGAACCGTTTACCCCATCGTCCCTGGCGGCTACGCTGTAGTCG GAGCGGCAGCCTTGTCAGGAGCGGTCACTCACACTGTTTCCACGGCGGTTATCGTGTTTGAGCTAACTGGGCAGATATCGCACATCCTGCCGGTGATGATCGCAGTCATCCTGGCCAACGCGGTGGCCCAGGCGCTCCAGCCGTCGCTGTACGATTCAATCATACGCATCAAAAAGCTGCCTTATCTGCCCGAGCTGGGGATGGGCCACCACGA GAAGTATAACATCCGTGTGGAGGACATCATGGTTCGGGACGTGCGCTACATCACTCTGTCGTCCACCTATCGAGACCTACAGGAGATGATGAAGACCGGCCACCTCAAGACACTGGCCCTGGTGGAGTGCAGAG ACACCATGATCCTGCTCGGCTCCATCGAGAGACTCCAGCTCCAGTCGCTGCTCTCCCTCCAGCTGAGTCACCAGCGCCGACTGGATCACCTCCGTCAGCTGGTCCTGGACAACGGCACAGCCGAGCCGCTGCCCAGCCTGACCGACAGCACCCCCAGCTCTCCTTGCACCCACATTAACGCCGCTGTGAACACCAGCGCTCACCACGGGGTCCGCTTCCTG ATCTCAACAGAGGAGTCGACCTCCTTCAGCCCCATGGTCTCCAACACCCAGCTGCCCCTGAAGTCTGCCCTCAAAACTGTGTCGGCCATCAGAAACACGGAGACTACGGCTAACA GTTCCCAGACTCTTTCCTGCGCTGACCAAGacaaggagctgctggag AGCCCGGCCGGGCCGGCTCCTCCTGAAAAGAGAAACGCCAAGACCAAACGTGTGAGGATCTCCATGGCG GAGTCACCTGAAGTCGACGACTGCATGACGCCGTCGGAG ATTGCAGAgtgggaggagcagcagctcgaCCAGTCTGTGGATTTTAAGAACTGCAAGATCGACCCTGCTCCCTTCCAGCTGGTGGAGCAAACATCGCTGCACAAG aCCCACACCATCTTCTCTCTACTGGGTCTGGATCACGCCTACGTGACCAGCATGGGTCGTCTGGTTGGAGTCGTCTCCCTGAAAGAG CTGCGTAAAGCTATCGAGGGCTCGGTGACGGTGACAGGGGTCAAAGTTCGCCCCCCGCTGGCCAGTTTTCGCGACAGTGGAAATAGCACCAACGTATCAGAGGTGACGGAACTTCACAAGCTGTGCATCCGACACAGGGGTCTGTCGTTGCCGCGGGAACCCACCCGTCCTGTGGTGAAGGACAAGTCCAGCCTTGCGTACAAAGAGGTGCCTGTCAACTTTATAGAACAATCAAGTTCACATCTTGAGCCGAGCGACACCAGCAACCCCTTGTCTGAGTTGGTTCTCCAGGAAAGCCCCTCCTTCACCGAGGACCAATCAGAATTTACTTTTGACTGTAGCCCCGCCCACACTGAGGAGTCAGAGCTGGCCTGTGACTATGACCCCGGCAACCAGACTCCAGAGCTGGAAGAGACAGAGCCGGACGCTGCAGGCGCACATCTGGACCAAGACCCATCAGAACCTGAGGGAGCAGGAAGTCCAGTTGAGGATCCGCCGCAATGA
- the LOC128769247 gene encoding chloride channel protein 2-like isoform X5: MVKDKGENPTLQYQQTLMYGRYTQELGVYAKEEAARLREGGARDGGGLRRNTSVRSRAADLLEYEKDPCAKCQSQKWMYGGLDSNMLLQYLAWVTYPVVLITFSAGFTQILAPQAVGSGIPEMKTILRGVVLKEYLTFKTFVAKVIGLTCALGSGMPLGKEGPFVHVASLCAALLSKFMAAVFGGIYMEEPFEGSKNEMRNTEMLSAACAVGVGCCFAAPIGGVLFSIEVTSTFFAVRNYWRGFFAATFSAFIFRVLAVWNQEEETITALFKTRFRLDFPFDLQELPAFAILGIACGFGGALFVYLNRLIVQCMRKQKTINKFLLRNPSLPVRRLMYPALVTLLVSTLTFPPGLGQFMAGQLTQHESLVALFDNRTWCRQGVAEEFDYISHHHAWKHPQVNVFITLILFIIMKFWMSAVATTMPVPCGAFMPVFLIGAGFGRLVGEVMASMFPDGIHADGTVYPIVPGGYAVVGAAALSGAVTHTVSTAVIVFELTGQISHILPVMIAVILANAVAQALQPSLYDSIIRIKKLPYLPELGMGHHEKYNIRVEDIMVRDVRYITLSSTYRDLQEMMKTGHLKTLALVECRDTMILLGSIERLQLQSLLSLQLSHQRRLDHLRQLVLDNGTAEPLPSLTDSTPSSPCTHINAAVNTSAHHGVRFLVSTQEISTEESTSFSPMVSNTQLPLKSALKTVSAIRNTETTANSSQTLSCADQDKELLESPAGPAPPEKRNAKTKRVRISMAESPEVDDCMTPSEIAEWEEQQLDQSVDFKNCKIDPAPFQLVEQTSLHKTHTIFSLLGLDHAYVTSMGRLVGVVSLKELRKAIEGSVTVTGVKVRPPLASFRDSGNSTNVSEVTELHKLCIRHRGLSLPREPTRPVVKDKSSLAYKEVPVNFIEQSSSHLEPSDTSNPLSELVLQESPSFTEDQSEFTFDCSPAHTEESELACDYDPGNQTPELEETEPDAAGAHLDQDPSEPEGAGSPVEDPPQ; the protein is encoded by the exons ATGGTGAAGGACAAGGGTGAGAATCCGACGCTTCAATACCAGCAAACTTTG ATGTATGGGCGCTACACCCAGGAGCTGGGTGTCTATGCCAAGGAGGAAGCGGCCCGCCTTCGGGAGGGAGGCGCACGTGACGGCGGGGGACTGCGGCGAAACACGAGCGTCCGAAGCCGAGCTGCGGATCTGCTggagtacgagaaagacccttgtGCTAAGTGCCAAT caCAGAAGTGGATGTACGGAGGACTGGACAGTAACATGCTCCTGCAGTACCTGGCCTGGGTCACATACCCTGTGGTGCTCATCACATTCTCAGCTGGATTCACACAGATCCTGGCGCCGCAGGCAGtcg GTTCAGGTATTCCGGAGATGAAGACCATTCTTCGGGGAGTCGTCTTGAAGGAGTACCTGACTTTTAAGACGTTTGTGGCCAAAGTCATCGGTCTGACTTGCGCCCTGGGCAGTGGGATGCCGCTCGGAAAGGAG GGACCCTTTGTTCATGTCGCAAGCCTCTGCGCCGCCCTTCTCAGTAAATTCATGGCTGCTGTTTTTGGAGGAATTTACATG GAAGAGCCCTTTGAGGGGAGCAAG AACGAGATGAGGAACACAGAGATGCTTTCTGCGGCGTGTGCAGTGGGTGTGGGCTGCTGCTTTGCTGCGCCGATTGGAG GGGTGCTGTTCAGCATAGAAGTCACCTCCACATTTTTTGCGGTGAGGAACTACTGGAGAGGATTTTTCGCTGCTACCTTCAGCGCCTTTATCTTCAGAGTGCTGGCCGTTTGGAACCAGGAGGAAG AAACCATCACAGCACTTTTCAAGACACGTTTCCGCCTGGATTTTCCGTTTGATCTCCAGGAGCTCCCGGCATTCGCCATCCTCGG GATCGCTTGTGGGTTCGGGGGTGCTCTGTTTGTCTACCTGAACCGACTGATTGTCCAGTGCATGAGGAAGCAGAAAACCATCAACAAGTTCTTGCTGAGGAA TCCGTCTCTGCCTGTCAGACGTCTGATGTACCCGGCGCTCGTCACTCTGCTGGTCTCAACCCTCACCTTCCCTCCGGGTTTAGGACAGTTCATGGCTGGACAG ctcacgCAGCACGAGTCTCTGGTGGCTCTGTTCGACAACCGCACGTGGTGTCGTCAGGGTGTCGCGGAAGAGTTTGACTACATCAGCCACCACCACGCCTGGAAGCATCCTCAGGTCAACGTCTTCATCACTctgatcctcttcatcatcatgaag TTCTGGATGTCAGCCGTGGCCACCACCATGCCTGTCCCGTGCGGGGCCTTCATGCCTGTCTTCCTGATAG GTGCTGGATTTGGCAGACTGGTCGGTGAGGTCATGGCCTCCATGTTTCCTGATGGTATCCATGCAGATGGAACCGTTTACCCCATCGTCCCTGGCGGCTACGCTGTAGTCG GAGCGGCAGCCTTGTCAGGAGCGGTCACTCACACTGTTTCCACGGCGGTTATCGTGTTTGAGCTAACTGGGCAGATATCGCACATCCTGCCGGTGATGATCGCAGTCATCCTGGCCAACGCGGTGGCCCAGGCGCTCCAGCCGTCGCTGTACGATTCAATCATACGCATCAAAAAGCTGCCTTATCTGCCCGAGCTGGGGATGGGCCACCACGA GAAGTATAACATCCGTGTGGAGGACATCATGGTTCGGGACGTGCGCTACATCACTCTGTCGTCCACCTATCGAGACCTACAGGAGATGATGAAGACCGGCCACCTCAAGACACTGGCCCTGGTGGAGTGCAGAG ACACCATGATCCTGCTCGGCTCCATCGAGAGACTCCAGCTCCAGTCGCTGCTCTCCCTCCAGCTGAGTCACCAGCGCCGACTGGATCACCTCCGTCAGCTGGTCCTGGACAACGGCACAGCCGAGCCGCTGCCCAGCCTGACCGACAGCACCCCCAGCTCTCCTTGCACCCACATTAACGCCGCTGTGAACACCAGCGCTCACCACGGGGTCCGCTTCCTGGTGAGCACCCAAGAG ATCTCAACAGAGGAGTCGACCTCCTTCAGCCCCATGGTCTCCAACACCCAGCTGCCCCTGAAGTCTGCCCTCAAAACTGTGTCGGCCATCAGAAACACGGAGACTACGGCTAACA GTTCCCAGACTCTTTCCTGCGCTGACCAAGacaaggagctgctggag AGCCCGGCCGGGCCGGCTCCTCCTGAAAAGAGAAACGCCAAGACCAAACGTGTGAGGATCTCCATGGCG GAGTCACCTGAAGTCGACGACTGCATGACGCCGTCGGAG ATTGCAGAgtgggaggagcagcagctcgaCCAGTCTGTGGATTTTAAGAACTGCAAGATCGACCCTGCTCCCTTCCAGCTGGTGGAGCAAACATCGCTGCACAAG aCCCACACCATCTTCTCTCTACTGGGTCTGGATCACGCCTACGTGACCAGCATGGGTCGTCTGGTTGGAGTCGTCTCCCTGAAAGAG CTGCGTAAAGCTATCGAGGGCTCGGTGACGGTGACAGGGGTCAAAGTTCGCCCCCCGCTGGCCAGTTTTCGCGACAGTGGAAATAGCACCAACGTATCAGAGGTGACGGAACTTCACAAGCTGTGCATCCGACACAGGGGTCTGTCGTTGCCGCGGGAACCCACCCGTCCTGTGGTGAAGGACAAGTCCAGCCTTGCGTACAAAGAGGTGCCTGTCAACTTTATAGAACAATCAAGTTCACATCTTGAGCCGAGCGACACCAGCAACCCCTTGTCTGAGTTGGTTCTCCAGGAAAGCCCCTCCTTCACCGAGGACCAATCAGAATTTACTTTTGACTGTAGCCCCGCCCACACTGAGGAGTCAGAGCTGGCCTGTGACTATGACCCCGGCAACCAGACTCCAGAGCTGGAAGAGACAGAGCCGGACGCTGCAGGCGCACATCTGGACCAAGACCCATCAGAACCTGAGGGAGCAGGAAGTCCAGTTGAGGATCCGCCGCAATGA
- the LOC128769247 gene encoding chloride channel protein 2-like isoform X1, giving the protein MVKDKGENPTLQYQQTLMYGRYTQELGVYAKEEAARLREGGARDGGGLRRNTSVRSRAADLLEYEKDPCAKCQSCASRCQKFLISRVGEDWIFLILLGLLMALVSWVMDYAIAYCQEAQKWMYGGLDSNMLLQYLAWVTYPVVLITFSAGFTQILAPQAVGSGIPEMKTILRGVVLKEYLTFKTFVAKVIGLTCALGSGMPLGKEGPFVHVASLCAALLSKFMAAVFGGIYMEEPFEGSKNEMRNTEMLSAACAVGVGCCFAAPIGGVLFSIEVTSTFFAVRNYWRGFFAATFSAFIFRVLAVWNQEEETITALFKTRFRLDFPFDLQELPAFAILGIACGFGGALFVYLNRLIVQCMRKQKTINKFLLRNPSLPVRRLMYPALVTLLVSTLTFPPGLGQFMAGQLTQHESLVALFDNRTWCRQGVAEEFDYISHHHAWKHPQVNVFITLILFIIMKFWMSAVATTMPVPCGAFMPVFLIGAGFGRLVGEVMASMFPDGIHADGTVYPIVPGGYAVVGAAALSGAVTHTVSTAVIVFELTGQISHILPVMIAVILANAVAQALQPSLYDSIIRIKKLPYLPELGMGHHEKYNIRVEDIMVRDVRYITLSSTYRDLQEMMKTGHLKTLALVECRDTMILLGSIERLQLQSLLSLQLSHQRRLDHLRQLVLDNGTAEPLPSLTDSTPSSPCTHINAAVNTSAHHGVRFLVSTQEISTEESTSFSPMVSNTQLPLKSALKTVSAIRNTETTANSSQTLSCADQDKELLESPAGPAPPEKRNAKTKRVRISMAESPEVDDCMTPSEIAEWEEQQLDQSVDFKNCKIDPAPFQLVEQTSLHKTHTIFSLLGLDHAYVTSMGRLVGVVSLKELRKAIEGSVTVTGVKVRPPLASFRDSGNSTNVSEVTELHKLCIRHRGLSLPREPTRPVVKDKSSLAYKEVPVNFIEQSSSHLEPSDTSNPLSELVLQESPSFTEDQSEFTFDCSPAHTEESELACDYDPGNQTPELEETEPDAAGAHLDQDPSEPEGAGSPVEDPPQ; this is encoded by the exons ATGGTGAAGGACAAGGGTGAGAATCCGACGCTTCAATACCAGCAAACTTTG ATGTATGGGCGCTACACCCAGGAGCTGGGTGTCTATGCCAAGGAGGAAGCGGCCCGCCTTCGGGAGGGAGGCGCACGTGACGGCGGGGGACTGCGGCGAAACACGAGCGTCCGAAGCCGAGCTGCGGATCTGCTggagtacgagaaagacccttgtGCTAAGTGCCAAT CATGTGCGTCCAGATGCCAGAAGTTCTTGATCTCACGCGTGGGAGAGGACTGGATCTTCCTCATTCTTCTGGGGCTGCTGATGGCCCTGGTGAGCTGGGTCATGGACTACGCCATCGCCTACTGCCAGGAAG caCAGAAGTGGATGTACGGAGGACTGGACAGTAACATGCTCCTGCAGTACCTGGCCTGGGTCACATACCCTGTGGTGCTCATCACATTCTCAGCTGGATTCACACAGATCCTGGCGCCGCAGGCAGtcg GTTCAGGTATTCCGGAGATGAAGACCATTCTTCGGGGAGTCGTCTTGAAGGAGTACCTGACTTTTAAGACGTTTGTGGCCAAAGTCATCGGTCTGACTTGCGCCCTGGGCAGTGGGATGCCGCTCGGAAAGGAG GGACCCTTTGTTCATGTCGCAAGCCTCTGCGCCGCCCTTCTCAGTAAATTCATGGCTGCTGTTTTTGGAGGAATTTACATG GAAGAGCCCTTTGAGGGGAGCAAG AACGAGATGAGGAACACAGAGATGCTTTCTGCGGCGTGTGCAGTGGGTGTGGGCTGCTGCTTTGCTGCGCCGATTGGAG GGGTGCTGTTCAGCATAGAAGTCACCTCCACATTTTTTGCGGTGAGGAACTACTGGAGAGGATTTTTCGCTGCTACCTTCAGCGCCTTTATCTTCAGAGTGCTGGCCGTTTGGAACCAGGAGGAAG AAACCATCACAGCACTTTTCAAGACACGTTTCCGCCTGGATTTTCCGTTTGATCTCCAGGAGCTCCCGGCATTCGCCATCCTCGG GATCGCTTGTGGGTTCGGGGGTGCTCTGTTTGTCTACCTGAACCGACTGATTGTCCAGTGCATGAGGAAGCAGAAAACCATCAACAAGTTCTTGCTGAGGAA TCCGTCTCTGCCTGTCAGACGTCTGATGTACCCGGCGCTCGTCACTCTGCTGGTCTCAACCCTCACCTTCCCTCCGGGTTTAGGACAGTTCATGGCTGGACAG ctcacgCAGCACGAGTCTCTGGTGGCTCTGTTCGACAACCGCACGTGGTGTCGTCAGGGTGTCGCGGAAGAGTTTGACTACATCAGCCACCACCACGCCTGGAAGCATCCTCAGGTCAACGTCTTCATCACTctgatcctcttcatcatcatgaag TTCTGGATGTCAGCCGTGGCCACCACCATGCCTGTCCCGTGCGGGGCCTTCATGCCTGTCTTCCTGATAG GTGCTGGATTTGGCAGACTGGTCGGTGAGGTCATGGCCTCCATGTTTCCTGATGGTATCCATGCAGATGGAACCGTTTACCCCATCGTCCCTGGCGGCTACGCTGTAGTCG GAGCGGCAGCCTTGTCAGGAGCGGTCACTCACACTGTTTCCACGGCGGTTATCGTGTTTGAGCTAACTGGGCAGATATCGCACATCCTGCCGGTGATGATCGCAGTCATCCTGGCCAACGCGGTGGCCCAGGCGCTCCAGCCGTCGCTGTACGATTCAATCATACGCATCAAAAAGCTGCCTTATCTGCCCGAGCTGGGGATGGGCCACCACGA GAAGTATAACATCCGTGTGGAGGACATCATGGTTCGGGACGTGCGCTACATCACTCTGTCGTCCACCTATCGAGACCTACAGGAGATGATGAAGACCGGCCACCTCAAGACACTGGCCCTGGTGGAGTGCAGAG ACACCATGATCCTGCTCGGCTCCATCGAGAGACTCCAGCTCCAGTCGCTGCTCTCCCTCCAGCTGAGTCACCAGCGCCGACTGGATCACCTCCGTCAGCTGGTCCTGGACAACGGCACAGCCGAGCCGCTGCCCAGCCTGACCGACAGCACCCCCAGCTCTCCTTGCACCCACATTAACGCCGCTGTGAACACCAGCGCTCACCACGGGGTCCGCTTCCTGGTGAGCACCCAAGAG ATCTCAACAGAGGAGTCGACCTCCTTCAGCCCCATGGTCTCCAACACCCAGCTGCCCCTGAAGTCTGCCCTCAAAACTGTGTCGGCCATCAGAAACACGGAGACTACGGCTAACA GTTCCCAGACTCTTTCCTGCGCTGACCAAGacaaggagctgctggag AGCCCGGCCGGGCCGGCTCCTCCTGAAAAGAGAAACGCCAAGACCAAACGTGTGAGGATCTCCATGGCG GAGTCACCTGAAGTCGACGACTGCATGACGCCGTCGGAG ATTGCAGAgtgggaggagcagcagctcgaCCAGTCTGTGGATTTTAAGAACTGCAAGATCGACCCTGCTCCCTTCCAGCTGGTGGAGCAAACATCGCTGCACAAG aCCCACACCATCTTCTCTCTACTGGGTCTGGATCACGCCTACGTGACCAGCATGGGTCGTCTGGTTGGAGTCGTCTCCCTGAAAGAG CTGCGTAAAGCTATCGAGGGCTCGGTGACGGTGACAGGGGTCAAAGTTCGCCCCCCGCTGGCCAGTTTTCGCGACAGTGGAAATAGCACCAACGTATCAGAGGTGACGGAACTTCACAAGCTGTGCATCCGACACAGGGGTCTGTCGTTGCCGCGGGAACCCACCCGTCCTGTGGTGAAGGACAAGTCCAGCCTTGCGTACAAAGAGGTGCCTGTCAACTTTATAGAACAATCAAGTTCACATCTTGAGCCGAGCGACACCAGCAACCCCTTGTCTGAGTTGGTTCTCCAGGAAAGCCCCTCCTTCACCGAGGACCAATCAGAATTTACTTTTGACTGTAGCCCCGCCCACACTGAGGAGTCAGAGCTGGCCTGTGACTATGACCCCGGCAACCAGACTCCAGAGCTGGAAGAGACAGAGCCGGACGCTGCAGGCGCACATCTGGACCAAGACCCATCAGAACCTGAGGGAGCAGGAAGTCCAGTTGAGGATCCGCCGCAATGA